From a single Larimichthys crocea isolate SSNF chromosome XIII, L_crocea_2.0, whole genome shotgun sequence genomic region:
- the LOC109139462 gene encoding endothelin-2 has product MLTTMSTYTSVLILITLWVSMQEGLGLPVVKQLGVEASDSVPAQRQRAKRCACSSPLDSECHYFCHLDIIWVNTPSKTTVYGLGSALSRRRRSTCRCTCPNPDDQTCTNFCNRSPETSVKTRQLNILSILRAVASRSRRDLDELKSNKAQRKNAR; this is encoded by the exons ATGCTGACAACTATGTCTACTTACACCAGCGTTCTTATTCTCATCACTCTTTGGGTTTCCATGCAGGAAG GTTTGGGTCTTCCGGTGGTGAAACAGCTGGGAGTGGAAGCCTCTGACAGTGTcccagcacagagacagagggcCAAGCGATGTGCCTGCAGCAGCCCGCTGGATAGTGAGTGCCACTACTTCTGCCACCTGGATATCATCTGGGTCAATACGCCGAG TAAGACAACAGTTTATGGTCTAGGCAGTGCTCTGTCCCGTCGCAGAAGGTCCACTTGTCGCTGCACCTGTCCCAATCCTGATGATCAAACCTGCACCAACTTCTGCAATCGCAG CCCTGAAACCTCTGTAAAAACACGTCAACTCAACATACTCAGCATCCTAAG AGCTGTGGCGAGCAGGTCCAGAAGAGATCTGGATGAACTTAAATCTAACAAGGCTCAGAGGAAGAACGCTCGCTAA